One Verrucomicrobiota bacterium genomic window, CCTCGGGGCGCACGTCTTCGATTTTGGTGCGGAGGGGGAGTCGGTTTTGGGCCAGGCCGATCTGGCCGGAGCGGAGGTCTTGGCGGATTTGCTCGTGCTGGAGGGCGTCGAAGCCGTTTTCCTGCAAGAGGGAGGCGAGGTCGGATTGGGTTTTTTCTTCCGCGGTTTCGGGAAAGAGCCGTTGGAAGAAGTCGGGCACGAGGGCGCGGAATTCCTCGTTTTGGCGGCAGATTTCTCCCAGCTGCTGGAGTTCGAGGGTTTGCGCTTGGCTGAGGGTCTTGGGGTCTTGGCGGACGAGGAGGGGGAGCATGAAGCGGTAGTAGACGGGCTTCAGGAGGGCGTCGGGGCCGCGGCGGAGGGTGGCGGTGGTCCCTTGGTCATTGAGGCGGAAGTCGTAGACGACGGGGTCGATGGCGAAGGGCAGCGCCTTTTGCAGCTCGGTTTTGGAGCGCACCATTTCTTCGGCCAACCAGGCTTGGGCCTCGGCCTTGACGGCGGGGGCGAAGATGAAGCCCATGCCCCCGCCGGCCATGCCCCCGAGCATCCAAAAGCCCCAGAAGTCGGTTTGGTAGCGTTCGCGGCAGCGGGCGATGAGGCGTTCGGTGAAGAGGTTGCTGCACCAGGGGATGATGGTTTGGAGGGGGCCGAAGAAGTTCTGGGTCGTCGCTTGGCCGAGCCGCTGGATGTCGCCCGTGCGGAGCGCTTCGAGGACTTCTTCCAAGAGTTGGATGGCTTCTTGGCGCGCTTCCCATTCTTTGGCTGAACGGAGAAGGTATTTCTCGGTCACCATTTCGAGTATGGGCCCGACGTTTTGGGCCATGCCACCGTGGACGACCACCAGACTGTCTTGGAGCTTTTGCGAGATGGCGGGGTCGAGCTTGGGGGGCTGGAGCGTTTCGTGATCCGGCATGAGTCGACCGCGACTGACCCCGTGTTCGACATCCCCCTCCTGCGCGGGTTGGCCGCAGATGACCTTGATGCCCGGCCAGATCCCCCCCGAGTCCTGCCAGCCCCCGCCCGAGCCGCCAATCCATTCCCCGAGGATGGCGCGGGCCGCGATGAGGCGACGATCCGCTTCTTCCACCAAGGGCCCTTCCAAGGGGCGAATCTGCGAGGTGGCGCGCATGCAGAGTGAGATGAGCGAGGCGAGGAGGTTCGTGGAGACGGCCAGGCGGGAGCCTTTGGGGATGCCGCGGACTTGGCTGACCAGTTCAAAGCCGAGGCCCGGGCCGAGGAGGCGGCCGAGGAGGTCGGAGAGCCTTTGGCCCGAGCCTTCGAGGCCGGGGGGCACCAGACCAGAGGCCACGAGCGCGGCTTTGAGCAGTCCGAGGTAGTCGGCCGCGAAGTCGAAGAGGTCATTGAGTTGGTGGAAGTCTTTTTGGGTTTCCAAGTCGACGCTCACCAGGCGGATGACGGGTTGGTCAATGACGCGGAAGCTGCATTCGATGGGGGGTTCGGCGCGGGTGTCCCGACCTTGGATGCCGAGGTCGACCGAGAGATTGATGACCTTGGCTCCTTCTGGGAAGTCCATGCCGAGGAAGAAGATATCACTCCAGGCGCTGTGGGTTAGGTCCATCCGGACGGGGGTGCGTTCGACGAGCAGGGGGAAGGGTTCGCGCGCCGAGGCCCGTTCCAGGAGTTCTTTGCGGATGCGGAGGGGTTGGTCGTAGGGGTGGCCCAGGCGGAACATCCAGCGATTGCCGGCCACCGAGCGCACGCTGAGGCGGACTTGGTCGGCCAGGGTTTGGAAGGCGAGTTGGTGGTAGGTGCTTGCGAGAGCGCTCGCGATGGTCTCGCTCCCCCCCTCCCGCTCGGCCGTTCGGCGAAAGACTTCGATGGCTTCCGCGAAGCGACGCTCCATCAGGAGGCTGTAGCCTTCGTAGGGCACGTGGCCGCTTTCGACGAGTCCTTCGCGTTGGGGGAGGTGGAAGCGGTAGAGGGCCGCCAAGAAGAAGAGCGCGCGGACCCGCTGGTAGAGGCTTTCGGTTTCCCGGCGGAAGCGGTCCAGGTGCTCGCATTCCTCCAGCAAGGCCGCGAGAGAGAGCCCTTCGCAGAGCGCATCCATGGATTGATCCCGGACGGCGGCTTCCGAGGAGGTGATGAGGGGAACGAGCTGACTCGGCATGGAGGGCGGGGAGTCAGGATTGGGTGCGGGCCATGAGTTCCACCAATTCGGTGAGCACTTCGGCTTTTTCCGAGCCATTGAGGGCGAGTGCCAGTTGGGTGAAGAAGAGGCCGTATTTCATGCTGATGTGGTGTCGCTCCCCTCGGATGAGAAGCGCGCCGTATTGCTGCTGCTGGGCGAGCTCCGCCAGGGTGGGAGAGAGCTGGATGGGGGCGGGATCGCCCGTGGCAGCGGCGGCCTCCACTTTTTGCTGAAGAAGCTCGAGCACGAGGGGGGGGAGCACGTGCATGCCAAAGAAGGTCAGGTAACGGCCGGCCCGCAGGCCCGGAACCAGGAGGCGCTGCTCGGCTTCAGTCGGCGTGGGTTTCTCGACGACGTTGCGAATTTCGTAGAGCGTGTCCGGCCCTTCGGTGGGCAGAAGGCTGCCCGCGACCGCCCCAAAATGGTGGATGTCTGTTTCCCGCGTGGATTGGACCGCTGAGAGAGCGCAGTCTTCCCGGTCGGTCGCTTCCAGGAGCTGCTGGGCGCAGGAGCGTTCGGGATCGTGGCTGAGAAAGAGGTGATCGCAGACGGTGTGGAGAAAGGGCTGGCCGGCCACGAAGTCCTTGGCGAGCGAGAGGGCGTGCCCGTAGCCGCGCTTTTCGGCCTGTTCGATCATGGTGAGCCGCACCGGCACGCGTTCGGTCGCTTGGCGGTAGGCTTCGCCATCGCCCGGGTGCACGATGACGCAGACGTCTTCGATGGCGGCAGAATGAATTTCCCGGAGAAGGATTTCCAGAACGGAGCGTTCCCGCCCATCCCGATCGACCAACTTCTGCAAGGCAAGCGTGCGGTGGTCGGGACTGGCGGCCGTGAGGACAGCTTTGGTCGGTTTCATGCGAGGAGAGAGGCGGTGCGCCTGAAGAAAGGACCGCTCGGGCAAAGAGCAATGCCAAATCCGGGATCGGCGCCCCGCCGGGCAGGCCGGGCTTCAAGGGCTCTCGGCCGCGGCTAGGGCGACGGTGGCATTGTGTCCGCCCATGCTGATGGCCGTGTTCAGCACGGTGCCGGCCACCGGCACGGGCTCCCCTGGGAGGGGCGCGCCCGGCAGGGAAGTTCGACCCGCCAGGTTGGGTGGCAGCAGGCCCCGACGAAGGTAGTGGGCCAGGAGGACTGTTTCCACGAGCCCGCTCGCGCCCACGCTGTGCCCGGTGAAGGGCTTCAAGAGATGGAGGGTGGGCTTCTGCTCGGGGAAGGCCAGGGCCAGGGCGGCGCTTTCGCTCCGGCGATTGCTCTGGGTCCCGTTGGCGTGGGGACAAAGGTGGGCCGGCGGCTGGCCTGTGCGCGCGAGTTCCTGGAGGGCTTGTTGGTAGAGGGCCGCCAGTTGCTCGCCCTCGGCCGGGCTCCCAATGAGGTTGGCGGCGTCGCTGTTGGCCCAGTAGCCGAGCAGTTGCGGATGCGAACGGGCTTGGCTCGCGGGAAGAGTTTCTAGGAGGAGGGCGGCTCCCGCCTCGCCGGGGTGGAAGCCATCGGTGCCGGGGTCATAGGGGTCGCACGCCTCCCGCTGCGCGAGCACGCCGGAGCGGGCGTAGGTCTCCAGGAGCGGGCGGACGATGGGGAGGTCGACTCCCACCACCAGAGCGCGTTCCAGGAGCCCGGCCCGCAGGTGCAAGAGCGCCAGGCCCAGCGCGTCCAGACTGGCAGAGCAACCGCTGGCCTGGACCTGCCAAGGGCCTTGGATTCCCAGCTCCAAGCTGACGGCCGCGGCGGGCTCGCTGTGAATGGAATTGCTGGCAGCCAAGAGGCCAAAGGGCCGGTGCCCAGGCCAAGGCTCCAACCATCCCGCCGCGTTCCCCCGACTGGTTCCCAGAAACAGGCCCGCGTTTTGCAGCTGGGGGGGCTCGATCCCCGCCTCTTCCACGGCCGCGAGGGCGCAGAGGCGCGCCAGATTGCTGGCTGGCCCAAACTTACGATGGGCCAGCCATTCTCGGGGGACCCAGGCGCCCCGCGTTTCCCCAAAGGAGGCGTCGGGATAGAGCTTGGAGAGCGGGCGAAAACTGGTCAAGCCCCGCTCCAAGCGAGCTTCGTGCTCCAAGAGAGTGCGCCCCAAGGAGGTGGCGATTCCCAGTCCTGTGATGGCGATCGGCAAGGAGCTCGGCATGCGAAGTGGTCAACCAGTGATCACCGCCTGTTCAACCCTTGGGCAGGAACGGTGCAAGGGGGGAAGAGCCCGAAAATCTTTAGTCATTCACACTGAAGGGCTTACGAAGGAAAAAAGGGCTTGGCACGCGGAGTGCGATTTAGGGTGCCATCAGCGAAACTTGCTGAATCCATTCAAAACAACAAACAACCAAGAAAGGAAAACCAAAACATGACCCACATCATCTATCGCGGAGCCAAAGTGAAGGCCGAAGCGCTCAAAAAGCAAGCCCCTCACACCGCCCACATCACCTACCGCGGCGCTGAAGCCGATGTCCAACTGGACGCTCCTCACGCCGCCCACCAAGAACGAGTCTACTACCGCGGCGCCCGAGGCACCGTCAATCTCTGAGCGCAAAACGCTCTCTCAAACCATCCCCATTCATCACAGAAAGGAAACTAAGAACATGACCAACACCATCTTCTATCGCGGACTCAAACTCAGCCGCCAGTCTCTTATCAAAACCGCTCCCAAGAAAGCTGAAGTCAGCTACCGCGGAGCGAAGGGCACGGCCTCTGTCTGAGAAACCAGCGAAAGTCCATTCCATACAAAAAGACCGGCGCGGGAAACCGCCCGGTCTTTTTTTTGTTGGCTGACGGGCTAGAGGGGGACGCGGCGGGCTGCCGGTGAGTTCAGAAGGATTCGAGGCGCAAGCCTGGCACGCGCTGGAATTCCTCCTGGTTATGGGTCACGAGGGCCGACTGGCTTGCGATCGCGCTCGCCCCGGCTCCTGCGCCCAAGCATCGCCATGGCTCCGCCAGTCATTGCCTTCTGCCAAGGCCGCTTCCATCCTTTCCCACTGCTCGGCACTCGGCGTTCCCAAAGCATCAAAAGCCCTATCCAAATCAGCCGCGGTTCCCCGCTTGGGAACCGCCTTCAGCACGACCTGGGAGAAGGACTCCTTCGGGGAAAGCTTCCAAGCCTTCAATCGCGCGTAAGCCTCCTCCGTTAGGCTAATGGTTTTCATGGGACACAGTGCATCACCACACAGACTGGGTCAGCGGGGCCATCCCGAGGGAAGGGGTCGGCCGGGATGCGTGGCGCTACCGATGACTTCGCAAGAAGACCTGGGGGTTCCCTGCTAGCGGGCGATGGGGGTGTCGGAGCGGTTTCCATACTCGTGCCAGCTGGCATCGTAGACGGCGACTTTTGGGAAGCCGAGGTCTCCGAGCGCCAGCGCCAGCAGGCTGACGCGGGTGGAGGTTTGGCAGTAGAGGACGAGGGTTTTCTGTCGGTCGATGTTTCGTTCCTCCAAGGAGGCCAGGATTTGGGCCGGGGGGAGGACCCGCTTGCTGTCTTCTTCGAGGTGATCGAGGTAATCCAGCCGGATGGCCCCCGGGATGTGCCCGCCGTGGGCGTTGGAGCGCTTTTCGTCTCCGGTGTATTCGGCGAGCGAGCGAGTGTCGATGAAGAGCACGTCAGGATCACGCAGGTGGGCCAGAACCTGGTCCAAGTTCCAGACGAAATCGGCCTTCGGGGTGGCGTGGTAGGTGGTGGCTTCCCGAACCGAGGGGCTTTGTGAGAGCGCGAAACCGGCCGCGGTCCATTCCTCGGCTCCCAAGCCGTCGAGAAAGTAGACGCTTTCGTGACCCAGCCAATCGAGGATCATGGCGGGGATGGTGCCATCGGTTTTTCCAGCGTGGTTTCCGTAGATGATGACGGGGGAGTCGTGGGCGATGCCCGCTTCCCCTAAAAAGCGCTCATACCGGGCCACATCGGCGGTGCCGTCTTCCCGGCGGAAGAGGTATTGGCTATCGCCTTCGCCCGGGGAGGCCTTGGGGGTGCGCCAAAAGCTCCCGGGCAAATTGATGGCACCGGGCAGATGACCGGCGAGGTAGGCTTCGGCTTGGCGAACGTCCACCAGGATGGTCCGAGGATCCGAGGTTTTCTGGGCGACTTGCTCCGCGGTCAGGAAGGTGGTCCATTCGCTGAGGGGCGCTGGGGAAGGGCTTTCCGCGTGGGCGAGGGCTGTCGAGAGAAAGACGCCGACGGTGGCGAGGTTTTGGAAGAGGTCTTTCATGGGGTGGATTTTTTTCGGAGGGGTCGGGGGAGGGAATTGATTTGGGAAAGGGTTTCGGGGAGATCGAGCTGGCAGCTTTTTTTACTAAGCTCCCGTTCTCTTGTTGGCGGCGGGCGCTTGGGATTAGTTTCGACGGAGGACCGCGACCCATTCCTTTTCATAGCGGAAGAAGTAGACCGAGAGGGTGGCGGGTTGCTGGCTGCGCTCGAAGTAATTCTGGGCTTCTTCGGTTTGCTCTTTGGGCAAGTAGAGCCGGAGCGCTCCGCCTTCGACTTCGGGCGAGCCCGTGGCCGCGGTGAAGACGTCAAAGCCTTCCGGCGCTTCGAGGTCGAGCGCGTGCAAGCCTTTGACACGAAGCTGGATTTGCCGGTTGGCCCATTGGTTCGGGTCCAGGAGGTAGGAGCGGGCGGTGTCCGCGTAGGCCGCTGGCAGCGAGAGGGTCACCAAGGGCTTGAGGCGCTCCAGGGTGAGGGGGCCGATGCCGTGCACTTTGACCAAGTCGTCCAGGTGGAAGAAGGGGCGGGACTCGACGAGGCGTTTGGCGTAGACCGGGCCGATTCCGGGGAGCTGCCTGAGCTCGTCTTCCCGGGCGGAGTTGACATCGATTAAGCCATCTCGATTGGCTTCGGTCTCCGCGAAGAAGGAAAGCGCCGTGCGGTCGTCCTCTCGCCGCCAAGTGCGCCAGGCGCCTTGGCGGCTTTGCTGGGCCTGACGCTCCAGTTTGGTGAGCAAGCGATGGTAGTCCGACGCGTCTTTCCCGCCGGGCCAGGCGGAAGGAGGCTGGAAGCCTTTGATTCGGACGTAGCCCTGGGCGACCAAGGCTTCGATGAGGCTCTCTTTTTGGTCATTGTAGAGAAGGGCGGCATAGCGCTTGTGGTGGCCCATGGCATCACTCCAGCGGGTGTGAACGGTGAAAGGCCGAGCTAGGAAGCGCCGGGCAAATTCCGCGGTGTCGTGCCCGAGGCGGACCATTTGGTCCATGTCCGATTCGAAGTAGGCGGCTTGGTCTTGGACGCGTTCTGGATAGAACAAGACGGTCTCGGGCGCGTCCACGAAATACAAGCGGAAGGTGTAGGTTTGGTCTTGATGAGCGACGACGAAGGAGTCGCCGTCATTTTTGGAACTGGGAAGCAAGCGACAGCCTTCGAGCGTTTCCCACTCCGCTGAGAGGGCGGAGGTCAGGAGGGTGAGCCAGAAGAAATAGGCGATGCTTTGGGCGCGAGCCATCGCTTGGCATGTTACTCTCTGGGAGGAGTAGGGAAAGGGGAGGGATTACTCCGAGAGGAAGGGTTCGGCTTCGATGAGGAAGAAGGCTTTCTCGGGGGCGCTGGAGGTGATCTCTAGCTGGATTCGCACCTGGTCTTCGGCGAGCGCGGTGGTGGCGCTTTGGAAGAAGTCCAAGCCGTCCAGCGCGGGGTTCTCCGGCAGGGTGAGGTCGCTGCTTTCCACGAGTTGGTAATAGATGTCTCCGGCGAGGGCGTTGCGCTGGTAGGTGAGTCGGTAGGTGGCGCTGCCGAGGGCGTCGAGCTGCACGGCCGAGGGGACGCTGGCCGCCGAGAGGGGGTCGCTGCCCCAGACGTATTCTTGGAAGTTGGTGAAGCGGTCGCCATCGGCGTTTTCGGTCGGCCCATTTTGGCTGCTGGAGAGCTGGTCTTCGGCCCAGAGGGCGTAGGTGTAATAGGGCAGCGCGAGGTTTTCGACTGGCCAGCCGATGTCTCGCAAGGCGGGCAAGGTGAGGTCGAGGTCGGGTAGGCGGGAGCTGGCGATGGAAGGCTCCATGAGGAGGTCGGGGTAGGCGTCGAGCGACCAGTGGGAGACGCTGGAGCCGGATTGGGTGGGATTGGGGGCGTAGAGCCGCACTTGCTCGGCGGTGGAGCCGGCGCGGGGGCCGGTTTGTTCCAGTCGCACGAGCGCGCCGGGGAGGAGGGACTTGAGGGTGTCCCCGTCTGCTTGCCCGAGGAAGAGGGAGGGGATGAGGATTTCTTCGTTGTTTCCCTGCATGGAGACGAGGTCATTCCCGGCGTTGTTGACGATGAGGACGCCGAGGGCCCCGGCGTCTTGGGCTCGCTTCACTTTGTCGTCAAAGTTGCAGCTGCCCCGGTCGATGAGGGCGATCCGGCCGAGGAGCGCTTCGGCATTGGCGAAGGGGGCAGAGCAGGCGTCGCTCGTGACGCCGGAGCCGTCATCGACCAAGACGAGCGCGCCGGTCAGGCCCCAGGGAGCCAAGCCCCAGCCAAAGTCGCCCGCTTGGGCGGCAAAGGTTTGCACGACGGCTCCCGTGCTGTCGAGCTGGCGGACGACCACGTCCCCGAATTCAGGTTTCAGTTGGCGGAGGGAGGCCTGTTGGGTGGCGGGTCCACGGAAGGTGAGGTCGGGGGCGTTGATGGCGGAGGCCTGGCGCTCGGCATTGGTCATGGCGGGCCAAGCTTTATCGGTCTCCTCGTCATAGATCCGGAGGGTGAAACTGTCGGGCAGGCCGCCCAGGAGGGTGCCGTCGGTTTCGTCGACTCCGGAGAGGAAGCCGAGTCCGTGGCCGATTTCGTGAAGCAGGGTGGAGAGGAGGTCGACCTGGCCCGCGGGGGCTTCATTGTCCAAGCCGTAGTAGTAGCCGGCGCCGCCGAGCACGAAGGGGCTGGAGTCGACGGATTCATTGATGGTGACGGAGAGGTCGGCCTGGCCGGGGTCGTTGTCCGCGCCGCGCAGGCTGTCGGCAAGCGGCGAGGCGTAAAGGACGTCCTCTTGGGGCGCGTTCGGGAAGCCTTCGAAGAAGCCCTCCGGCCCGGCGAAGGCAAGGGTGGCCGAGAAGTTGGAGCCGCCCAGTTGGAGATGGCGGGCTGCGATCACGATGGGGACCTCGCTCTGCAAGTAGCCCCCCCAAATGGCGGCCGCCCGTTCCATGAGGAGACGACGCTGCTGGCCCAAGGTGGTGCCGGTGTTGCCCCCGACGGGCGAGACGGCGGTGGTGTCATTGAAGCCGAAGTCGGCTCCATCGTTGAATTGGATCTCAAACTCTGCCCCGAGGGCGGCATGCCACCCAACGAGCCCCAGACCCCATCCAAGCAGAGAGCGAGGTGTCATCGTTCTGTGTAGGTCACTTTCGGGGGCTCGTCTTGCAGAGGCTCGTCCTGCGGTGGCTGGACGGGAGGCGGGGGTTTCAGAAGAAACTTTTCCGCTTGGGAGAAGTTTTCGAAGCAGACGATTTCGAAGGTGCCGTCCGCCCGTCGACGAGCGAGGGAGGCCGTTTGGAAGGTGCCTTCGAGGGAGACAAAGCGGCTGCCATCCGCCTTTTCGGCCAGCTGGAGGGGGTCGGTGTCCCTGCGGAGGAGAGTGGCCAGTTTTTGGAGGTCGTGGGAGTTCTTCGGCCGCTGGCCGAAAGCAGGTTGGGAAGAGAGCGACGGGCGGGCGGGCCGGAGGGAGGCGGGGGAGGCGGCCGGGTCGCTCGAGTG contains:
- a CDS encoding sugar phosphate nucleotidyltransferase, producing MKPTKAVLTAASPDHRTLALQKLVDRDGRERSVLEILLREIHSAAIEDVCVIVHPGDGEAYRQATERVPVRLTMIEQAEKRGYGHALSLAKDFVAGQPFLHTVCDHLFLSHDPERSCAQQLLEATDREDCALSAVQSTRETDIHHFGAVAGSLLPTEGPDTLYEIRNVVEKPTPTEAEQRLLVPGLRAGRYLTFFGMHVLPPLVLELLQQKVEAAAATGDPAPIQLSPTLAELAQQQQYGALLIRGERHHISMKYGLFFTQLALALNGSEKAEVLTELVELMARTQS
- a CDS encoding PA domain-containing protein, which encodes MTPRSLLGWGLGLVGWHAALGAEFEIQFNDGADFGFNDTTAVSPVGGNTGTTLGQQRRLLMERAAAIWGGYLQSEVPIVIAARHLQLGGSNFSATLAFAGPEGFFEGFPNAPQEDVLYASPLADSLRGADNDPGQADLSVTINESVDSSPFVLGGAGYYYGLDNEAPAGQVDLLSTLLHEIGHGLGFLSGVDETDGTLLGGLPDSFTLRIYDEETDKAWPAMTNAERQASAINAPDLTFRGPATQQASLRQLKPEFGDVVVRQLDSTGAVVQTFAAQAGDFGWGLAPWGLTGALVLVDDGSGVTSDACSAPFANAEALLGRIALIDRGSCNFDDKVKRAQDAGALGVLIVNNAGNDLVSMQGNNEEILIPSLFLGQADGDTLKSLLPGALVRLEQTGPRAGSTAEQVRLYAPNPTQSGSSVSHWSLDAYPDLLMEPSIASSRLPDLDLTLPALRDIGWPVENLALPYYTYALWAEDQLSSSQNGPTENADGDRFTNFQEYVWGSDPLSAASVPSAVQLDALGSATYRLTYQRNALAGDIYYQLVESSDLTLPENPALDGLDFFQSATTALAEDQVRIQLEITSSAPEKAFFLIEAEPFLSE
- a CDS encoding antitoxin VapB family protein; translated protein: MKTISLTEEAYARLKAWKLSPKESFSQVVLKAVPKRGTAADLDRAFDALGTPSAEQWERMEAALAEGNDWRSHGDAWAQEPGRARSQASRPS
- a CDS encoding rhodanese-like domain-containing protein; this translates as MKDLFQNLATVGVFLSTALAHAESPSPAPLSEWTTFLTAEQVAQKTSDPRTILVDVRQAEAYLAGHLPGAINLPGSFWRTPKASPGEGDSQYLFRREDGTADVARYERFLGEAGIAHDSPVIIYGNHAGKTDGTIPAMILDWLGHESVYFLDGLGAEEWTAAGFALSQSPSVREATTYHATPKADFVWNLDQVLAHLRDPDVLFIDTRSLAEYTGDEKRSNAHGGHIPGAIRLDYLDHLEEDSKRVLPPAQILASLEERNIDRQKTLVLYCQTSTRVSLLALALGDLGFPKVAVYDASWHEYGNRSDTPIAR
- a CDS encoding beta-ketoacyl synthase N-terminal-like domain-containing protein, with protein sequence MPSSLPIAITGLGIATSLGRTLLEHEARLERGLTSFRPLSKLYPDASFGETRGAWVPREWLAHRKFGPASNLARLCALAAVEEAGIEPPQLQNAGLFLGTSRGNAAGWLEPWPGHRPFGLLAASNSIHSEPAAAVSLELGIQGPWQVQASGCSASLDALGLALLHLRAGLLERALVVGVDLPIVRPLLETYARSGVLAQREACDPYDPGTDGFHPGEAGAALLLETLPASQARSHPQLLGYWANSDAANLIGSPAEGEQLAALYQQALQELARTGQPPAHLCPHANGTQSNRRSESAALALAFPEQKPTLHLLKPFTGHSVGASGLVETVLLAHYLRRGLLPPNLAGRTSLPGAPLPGEPVPVAGTVLNTAISMGGHNATVALAAAESP
- a CDS encoding UTP--glucose-1-phosphate uridylyltransferase yields the protein MPSQLVPLITSSEAAVRDQSMDALCEGLSLAALLEECEHLDRFRRETESLYQRVRALFFLAALYRFHLPQREGLVESGHVPYEGYSLLMERRFAEAIEVFRRTAEREGGSETIASALASTYHQLAFQTLADQVRLSVRSVAGNRWMFRLGHPYDQPLRIRKELLERASAREPFPLLVERTPVRMDLTHSAWSDIFFLGMDFPEGAKVINLSVDLGIQGRDTRAEPPIECSFRVIDQPVIRLVSVDLETQKDFHQLNDLFDFAADYLGLLKAALVASGLVPPGLEGSGQRLSDLLGRLLGPGLGFELVSQVRGIPKGSRLAVSTNLLASLISLCMRATSQIRPLEGPLVEEADRRLIAARAILGEWIGGSGGGWQDSGGIWPGIKVICGQPAQEGDVEHGVSRGRLMPDHETLQPPKLDPAISQKLQDSLVVVHGGMAQNVGPILEMVTEKYLLRSAKEWEARQEAIQLLEEVLEALRTGDIQRLGQATTQNFFGPLQTIIPWCSNLFTERLIARCRERYQTDFWGFWMLGGMAGGGMGFIFAPAVKAEAQAWLAEEMVRSKTELQKALPFAIDPVVYDFRLNDQGTTATLRRGPDALLKPVYYRFMLPLLVRQDPKTLSQAQTLELQQLGEICRQNEEFRALVPDFFQRLFPETAEEKTQSDLASLLQENGFDALQHEQIRQDLRSGQIGLAQNRLPLRTKIEDVRPEDIHDLRRPEEIAPETLAVGQASLARGEVAVVTLAAGAGSRWTQGAGVVKGLHPFCKFAGQHRSFLETHLAKSRSIGQACGVYPPHLFTSSYLTEAPLRDFLHHHQQFHYPGPVLISEGRSIGLRLIPMERDLRYAWEETPQQTLDEQAQKVRESAHAALRAWARTAGEGSDYTDNLAAQCLHPVGHWYEIPNLLLNGSLAKLIQEQSNLQYLLLHNIDTVGAHLHPALLGQHIESGSTLSFEVITRCLEDRGGGLARVDGHVELVEGLALPREDAEFDLSYYNSMTTWISLDGLLALFDLTRDQLTDIPRIQKNIRALAQRMPTYLTLKDVKKRWGSGQEDIYPVSQFEKLWSDMTQLRELDCSFFLVPRERGQQLKEQAQLDGWLRDGSAAYVEKLCAW
- a CDS encoding helix-hairpin-helix domain-containing protein codes for the protein MARAQSIAYFFWLTLLTSALSAEWETLEGCRLLPSSKNDGDSFVVAHQDQTYTFRLYFVDAPETVLFYPERVQDQAAYFESDMDQMVRLGHDTAEFARRFLARPFTVHTRWSDAMGHHKRYAALLYNDQKESLIEALVAQGYVRIKGFQPPSAWPGGKDASDYHRLLTKLERQAQQSRQGAWRTWRREDDRTALSFFAETEANRDGLIDVNSAREDELRQLPGIGPVYAKRLVESRPFFHLDDLVKVHGIGPLTLERLKPLVTLSLPAAYADTARSYLLDPNQWANRQIQLRVKGLHALDLEAPEGFDVFTAATGSPEVEGGALRLYLPKEQTEEAQNYFERSQQPATLSVYFFRYEKEWVAVLRRN